A window from Physeter macrocephalus isolate SW-GA chromosome 11, ASM283717v5, whole genome shotgun sequence encodes these proteins:
- the LYSMD4 gene encoding lysM and putative peptidoglycan-binding domain-containing protein 4 isoform X1: MRQKEVLTKTFQGPAMVCRTPTSHIYMFENGVGDSGDSSEEESHQVALRPRGKERQKKGVHHPHQPGAGDMVLLQRELAQEDSLNKLALQYGCKVADIKKVNNFIREQDLYALKSVKIPVKNHGILTETHKELRPLLSSSTETRVTFEEQPDPDRAAVSAGASSNPLTDFFKGIDQNIEHAVQSEIFLSESYCIETSSQPLLPTSPKIPTNGADCGIQRWNAVFIMLLIGIVLPVFYLVYFKIQTTSENPSILNTTAVPNGSMAVSAVLGQSPKLAIPLPTLPSSDSQFSQTTHGEN; this comes from the exons atgaggcagaaggaGGTGTTAACCAAGACTTTCCAAGGCCCAGCCATGGTCTGTAGGACTCCGACCAGCCACATTTACATGTTTGAGAATGGTGTTGGGGACTCCGGGGACTCCTCTGAGGAAGAGTCCCACCAAGTAGCTCTGCGGCCCCGGGGCAAGGAGCGCCAGAAGAAGGGTGTCCACCACCCTCACCAGCCAGGAGCAGGGGACATGGTGCTGCTGCAGCGGGAGCTGGCCCAGGAGGACAGCCTCAACAAGCTCGCTCTTCAGTATGGCTGCAAA GTTGCAGATATCAAGAAAGTCAACAACTTCATCAGAGAACAAGACTTATATGCTTTGAAATCTGTTAAGATTCCAGTGAAAAACCACGGGATCCTAACAGAGACCCACAAAGAACTCAGACCCCTCCTGAGCTCATCTACAGAGACCAGAGTGACCTTCGAGGAGCAGCCAGACCCAGACAGAGCAGCTGTCAGTGCCGGTGCCTCGTCTAACCCACTGACGGATTTCTTTAAGGGCATTGACCAGAATATTGAGCATGCGGTGCAGTCAGAAATCTTTTTGAGTGAAAGTTACTGCATAGAGACCTCCAGTCAGCCACTGCTTCCGACTTCTCCGAAGATACCTACAAACGGTGCAGACTGTGGAATTCAGAGGTGGAATGCTGTTTTTATCATGCTTCTGATTGGAATTGTTTTACCAGTGTTTTATTTggtctattttaaaatacaaactacTAGTGAGAACCCTAGTATCTTGAATACAACTGCTGTCCCTAATGGCTCGATGGCAGTGAGTGCAGTTCTAGGGCAATCCCCCAAATTAGCGATTCCATTGCCAACCCTCCCCTCTTCAGACAGCCAGTTCAGTCAGACCACTCACGGGGAGAACTAG